The Aspergillus fumigatus Af293 chromosome 3, whole genome shotgun sequence region TGAGTACATGCGACGCCATGAGCTCCAAGCAGAATTTCCCAAAGCAGAGGGTGGTATATAGGCACGAGAAAGCGTCACCCCAGAGATTCAGACATGGCCATAAATATCATAAACAaggatttttttttatcaCGAAGGCGGTCGTTAAAGTAGGTGGAGGAATATAGACATGACAAAGGTTGGACTCATCAGCGATGAGGGACCTGTAAATGCACACGTTGGTAGTGTTTCTTCTAATCTTGCCCAGAGCACAGGCAAGACCTTACGACTCAAAAAAATACAAGCCGCAAGCCGAATTAATCAATCCGTTTCGCACCCTCGCTGTTAACAGGCGAGACCTTAGACTCAGGACCTCGCCCcggagcagcagaagcagaatACTCATCCGCCCCCTCCTCTGTATCCCAGGTATCCACCGCATTCTCATCCCAATTGTCGACCTCCTGCTCCAGGGACATCACGCCTGATTCCTGCGGTCCGAGGCCACTCTCCGAACCGCCCGCACCGCCCAGCTCGATGTCATCCCCGCGCTCGTCGCTGAGCGCCCCGAAGCGCGCCTTACGCCGCCGCTCCAGCATCCGCCGGTGGTACCAGCTGCACAGGCCGACTGCGCCGAGGCTGCCGACGAGGttggcgaggatgtcgaaGGGGTCGAATGGGCGGTCGTTGGGGAGAATGGCCTGGACGATCTCGGAGCCGATGCCGAGGGCGAGGGTGCAGATGAGCAGGGTCAATTGCAGAGAACGGCGGCGGGTGGTATCCGGGATCCAGTAGAAGacgagggagaggaagaagaatgtgaCGACGTGGAGGAATTTGTCGTTTGGCTGGAGGTTTGATGggatcgaggaggaggtgctATGAGGGAGCAGGCCGATGTaggcagcgaggatgaggaggaagagaaaggcaCCTGTATTATGTCGTTAGTTAGGTCGTTTGTGCTGCATTGTCCGGAAAGAGTAAGTGATGCCTAAAGCTATGGGTGCAACACTTGACTTTCGAACTTACCTGCGAAGGGGTAGCGGATTCGCATGATGAAAGGACAACTGAGGTGGCTAAGAAGCTCGAAGCTATTTCTTGGGGAATTTGTCGACAATTTGATGAATGAAGGAAACGGGGATGtctcgctgctgctgggtctACTGATTGATTACTGGCGACGTTCCGGGCTCGTCATGTGCTGCTGCATCTGGATGGGTTGCTGCATTATTTGTCCTGAGGCACAAGGAATGGAGAAATAGCATCACTCGAGGTTGACAATAGAACAGCAGATACAGTTGACAGAAGCCATACCGACAAACGTATTCGTCCTattgtcctttttcttttctacaAGTAAAGCAATCGAGTTATTGTTCGTGATGATCGTCTGCTGCCCTCGAACTGCGCAATTGGTCTGAAACTGCGGCAGCCTTTCCGCCTTCACGTTCGACCTCACCTCATCCGTTCGCGCAGAGATCCTCATACAGAAGTgtccatcttcgtcatcaaTTTTCAACCCCCGCGCCATCGGTTTTGGACCGGGAAGGATCTTCCTGCGACTTTTCTCGATTGGACCTTTCTCTCTATGTCTTTTTTTCCCCGTCAACCCCCGCTGTTCTTTCCCTACTGGCCCTGTTCCTAAACGTGGAGAAACGAGCCCCCTCGCCCGCCCCAGAACCGGGGTTTTGGAGCGAGCATGTCGCTCGGTCACCACCACACCTGGCAGCCACCGGGACATCTTCGGCACGCCGATGATCCCAATGACTTACGGTCTGTCAATGGCTACTCTAAATCTTTTCCCGGGCTCAAGACGCTGCAAATGCGCTCCTCTGCCGGGGCCGATGGCGGTCACGCAGGTACTTTGATATCGGAGTCTGATACTGCGGCCGACGAAGATCCACGCATTGCCACCTTTCGCGATTTGTATAAGCGCAGCGAGGCGAAAATAAACGCCTTGTTCGCGAAGAAACATCCCGCGGAAGAGAACCTCGGTGCTGCTGACGCCGAGACGGAGGAACCCGAGTCCCAAATCAACCGCGCCTGCGAACCGGTGTCGCTCCCCGTCGCGCCTAAGAAACCGGCGAGAAAattggatgatgatgactatGACGAAtacgacgatgatgaggaggaggagactGAGGCTCCCACTCCGCCCAAATCCAAGACATCGGCTTTGTCCCATGAACCTAGTGGCGTCCAGTCTCCGAAGCATCGTCCAAGTATAGCTGCATCGGTTGCGGCCGATAATATGAAGGAagtgaagaaggagacgCTTGAGGACATCCGGAAGAAGTTGGAGGAGGATAAGAAAGCCACCGAGGAAGCTGCGCGGAGAAGTTTCCACACCATGTTCCACACGTTGGAGAACGACAGGGATGCTATGCTGGACCAACAGCGTCTGGAAGAATCCGAGAGGCAAGTAGAAGCTGAAATGTCCAGTCAAGCCAATGCTGGCAGCACCAATGCGAATGCGAGCACAGACGGTTACGGCTCCCTGAGTAATGCCAACTTGGGCGCTTCGAGTCTGACCTTGAAGAACCTCATTGCGAGGATCGATATGAAGCGCAACATGGTCCAAGCGTCGGATGCCGAACTTCGAAGCTTGATGAGCGAAGTCCGCAAGAATCGAAGCAAATGGGCCAGTGAAGACAAGATTGGTCAGGAGGAGCTCTACgaagctgctgagaaggTGTTGAGCGAGCTTAAAGCTATGACAGAGCACTCATCGGCTTTCCTGACTCGTGTCAATAAGCGAGATGCGCCGGATTATTATACCAGTAAGGAACCACCCTCTCCTTTGCACGCGTTCCTGCAGTAGTATGAAGTATACTGATCTCCTTTCGCAGTCATCAAACACCCTATGGATCTGGGGACAATGAcaaagaagctcaaggcGCTTCAGTACAAATCGAAACAGGAGTTTGTCGATgacctcaacctcatctGGTCCAACTGTTTCAAGTACAACACGAATCCAGAGCATTTCCTGCGCAAGCACGCCATGTacatgaagaaggagacCGAAAAGCTGGTTCCCCTCATACCGGATATCGTCATCAGAGATCGCGCTGAAGTCGAGGCAGAGGAGCGTAGGATGCAGCTTGCGGAGCTTGACGGCGCCGAGGAAAGTGACGACGAACCTATAATGTCGTCGAGAGGCAGGAAAGCACCCGGGAAGTCGGCCGCTAAGAAGGGCACCGCTCCGGCTCGGGATACTCCAAGCGCATCGGAacctccagcttctcagcCGCCCGCGCCTGTACGCTCGGACTCCGATGTTGCCATGGAGGGAGCACCGAATGGATTTGCGACCCCGCCTCCAAGGACCCAAACACCTTCTGACCCTGCCGGCTCCGGAACGGGACTGCAGGGTGTTCACAGCGACTCGATGGAGATCGACGGTTTACCAACTCCAAACAATGCACTGAGCGCTCTAAACACACCAGGCATAGAAATTGAGGATCCTGAATACAAAGTCTGGAAGCAGGTCACAAAGAAGGACCGAGCAGTCATTGCTGCGGAGCGCCATCGTCTCTTCAAGGGTGACAAGCTCAACTCGGACGAACCGGCCTTGCTCAGGACAAAGCatgggatgagaagatggttgagaaaCCAGAAACAGAGCATCGCAGAAGGTGATCACACCCGCGATGCAAACTCGCAGGCCATGGAGGCGGATGCTGCTGGTGAGACCTTGGCCGAGGGCATTGAAGGTGACGAGGAGAGAGTCATTCCCGATTACTACGACGTCATGTCTGGTGTTCCTGATCTCCCCGAACAGTTGCTGTGGAGGGAAGATGCCGATGGCAATGTCGTTGATGCATCAGAGGAGTTTCTGAGGATTTTGCCAAAGGGGCTATTTATTCAGCCGGATAGCAAGCTTTCTCGGAAGATGGATGCAAATATGCGACAAATGCAAGAAACTCGAAAGATCTGCTCGAAGATTGGGATTGTTAAGCAGATGCAACTGCAATCTCAGGTAAGTCCCGATCCTTCGCTTGGTAACTAGGAAGCCCCTGATCTGTCTTTAGATGTATCAAAATCAATTCCAGAAGTACAATCCGGAACCCTTTGTCGAGGCAGATGTCCCTCCCCATGTCATGAATGACGAGGGGCCAGTTGTGGCGCCTTGGGTCTGCAAAGCCGCTTTGCAACGCTCAGTCGCCAAGATTTTTTATCATACCGGGTTTGAGGAGTATCAGCCGTCGGCTCTGGACGTGGTCACCGATATTGCTTCGGATTTTTTCTTGAAGATCGGCGAGACCATGAAATCATATATCGAAGCTCCGAAAGTCCCACCAACTGAAacctcgtcctcgacttcaCAATGGAAGCGGGCCTATACTGAACCGGAGATTGTCTTACACACTCTCTCCTCAGTTGGAACAGACGTGGAATCCCTCGAGTCCTACATCAAGGATGATGTCGAACGACTTGGAACGAAATTGGCGACTGTGCATGAGCGCATGCGGTCCCTGCTTTCGGAACTCTTGCGTCCTGCCCTTGCGGACGGCGGTGAAGATGGCTCGAAGGCATTTGCAGATGGAAGTGAGCAG contains the following coding sequences:
- a CDS encoding VanZ family protein; the protein is MRIRYPFAGAFLFLLILAAYIGLLPHSTSSSIPSNLQPNDKFLHVVTFFFLSLVFYWIPDTTRRRSLQLTLLICTLALGIGSEIVQAILPNDRPFDPFDILANLVGSLGAVGLCSWYHRRMLERRRKARFGALSDERGDDIELGGAGGSESGLGPQESGVMSLEQEVDNWDENAVDTWDTEEGADEYSASAAPGRGPESKVSPVNSEGAKRID
- a CDS encoding SAGA histone acetyltransferase complex subunit SPT7 — translated: MSLGHHHTWQPPGHLRHADDPNDLRSVNGYSKSFPGLKTLQMRSSAGADGGHAGTLISESDTAADEDPRIATFRDLYKRSEAKINALFAKKHPAEENLGAADAETEEPESQINRACEPVSLPVAPKKPARKLDDDDYDEYDDDEEEETEAPTPPKSKTSALSHEPSGVQSPKHRPSIAASVAADNMKEVKKETLEDIRKKLEEDKKATEEAARRSFHTMFHTLENDRDAMLDQQRLEESERQVEAEMSSQANAGSTNANASTDGYGSLSNANLGASSLTLKNLIARIDMKRNMVQASDAELRSLMSEVRKNRSKWASEDKIGQEELYEAAEKVLSELKAMTEHSSAFLTRVNKRDAPDYYTIIKHPMDLGTMTKKLKALQYKSKQEFVDDLNLIWSNCFKYNTNPEHFLRKHAMYMKKETEKLVPLIPDIVIRDRAEVEAEERRMQLAELDGAEESDDEPIMSSRGRKAPGKSAAKKGTAPARDTPSASEPPASQPPAPVRSDSDVAMEGAPNGFATPPPRTQTPSDPAGSGTGLQGVHSDSMEIDGLPTPNNALSALNTPGIEIEDPEYKVWKQVTKKDRAVIAAERHRLFKGDKLNSDEPALLRTKHGMRRWLRNQKQSIAEGDHTRDANSQAMEADAAGETLAEGIEGDEERVIPDYYDVMSGVPDLPEQLLWREDADGNVVDASEEFLRILPKGLFIQPDSKLSRKMDANMRQMQETRKICSKIGIVKQMQLQSQMYQNQFQKYNPEPFVEADVPPHVMNDEGPVVAPWVCKAALQRSVAKIFYHTGFEEYQPSALDVVTDIASDFFLKIGETMKSYIEAPKVPPTETSSSTSQWKRAYTEPEIVLHTLSSVGTDVESLESYIKDDVERLGTKLATVHERMRSLLSELLRPALADGGEDGSKAFADGSEQFIGGDFAEDIDEDFFGFKELGLDREFGLATLSVPLHLLQNRMYNAAQAQNPSAAQAITLFPPPPPYPRVTSESVSKQIGLVQEFFRAKLQASNDEPLVEDLELPPKQRPMAARPRLPASGKIPPPSGQQGLTTSPQKRPHPPSAPGQSAFPRPSFSEPSKKKVKKNSGSAGIPGSTAEGDEAAMGMDGALPTDPAMKNLKAEDAAGDETAVSTTEVSAKNGVDSSALSDAVGGESSAPTNTANPDQSNNNDSIVPLTNGVAGDAS